TTCTACCAGACAAGGAATGCTGAAGATTGGCAGCAAACTACCACATGCTAGGAGAGGGTAATGGCACAGATTCTTCCTCGCAGCAATCAGAAGAAAGGACCCCTGCTAACACTGGATCTCTGGCTTCTGGGATCCAAAACGGTGAGACAATAAGTTTCTGTTGGTGAAGCTGCTTCATTTGTGGTAGTTTGTTGCAGCTGCCCTAGCAAACAACTACATATTCTAGTCCAATTAGAATCAAGAAgcagaataaaattggaaaagagaaggCAGACCACGACAGGGTGGCCAAATTATCTCCTCCTTTTAcaactttaaaatcttttttaatggTAAAAGAGCATTCTGTGTGTGAATAGCAAAATCGAGAAACTCCGGTTCCCAAATCGTCAAGAACCCTAACAGGTgtgatttattgagcactgaccaCAGGTGCCAGCCCTGGTGCTTGGTGTTTTAACTGGattatctttctttcttacaGATAATGCACAAGGTTGATACAATTCTCTCCATGTTACAGGTGAGgacactgagactcagagaaataaggggggaaaaaaaaaaaaatcccagggctGCACAGGTGTTAAGTAATGAGCTCAAGATTTGGGCCCAAGTTTGATGGGCACTGTCAAATTAAGAATTGCTAAACTATAAATTCATCAACTGTAATTTCGAGATGTTtctccaacctttcttttgagtatgCAGGATTTGaattgtttttagagataggctctcactctgttgcccaggctggagcccagcagtgcagttatagctcactgcagcctcaaactcctgggctcaaatgatccttccacctcagccttccacagtgctaggattacaggcatgagccaccattcccagactgaatttatccattttagaTAAAATGCAGAGTGGCAAAGCTGGCATTGGGGACAGGTTGAATGGTGGTGCAGTCTTTAGAACCTGAAAAAAGGggctgattgtgtgtgtgtgtgtgtgtgtgtgtgtgtgtgtgtgtgtagtggacATTGGTAGTCTGAGCTTGTAGTAAATGATAGTTCTCCTAATGAAATTGATGTGTTGCGATGAGACTCTGAAGAACATGGCAAAAATCCTTTAgcctattttttatcattttaagaaTGGAAGGAAAGTTTTACTGTAGGATAGCCTTAGTGACATCTggtgattttgtaacctgaagtCAATTTATCAAGTCAAGTAGATTTTCCTGGGTAgggaatattattttctttttcattcacttGTTGAACAGAGTCTTCGAGTTATTTGGAATTTCTACtaagttttgtggtttttttaaataacaattttaaactcTATAGCTTCCCATAGATTGTTCCATAATGCTAAAATTTATAACTTAATCCACTCAATATATGACATTTGGCCATAAGAAAATGATATGTAAGTTACCATACTTAGTGAATGTTTTTGGAATAAATAGTTCTGGGCACATCTGTCCTCTCTACAAAGTAAGagaaaacttgtttttcttctaaCTTGAACATatgctgtggttttttttttttttaatggtgaaaagatatatatatatatatattcagaattaGGCAGCTGGACTCAGTTTAGATGATCCCAATTTTGTTGGCAACATCCAAAGCATTGTAATCAGGAGCCAGTCGAACATatgccttcttctctccatcaGGCCGAATCAGGGTGTTGACCTTGGCCACATCAATATCacagagcttcttcacagcctgTTTAATCTGGTGCTTGTTGGCTTTAACATCCACAATGAACACAAGTGTGTTGTTGTCTTCTATCTTCTTCACGGCAGACTCAGTGGTCAGCGGAAACTTGATGATAGCATAGTGGTCAAGCTTGTTTCTCCTGGGAGCGCTCTTCCGAGGATATTTGGGCTGTCTCCGGAGTCGCAGTGTCTTCGGCCGCCGGAAGGTGGGTGACGTGCGGATCTTCTTCTTTTTGTGGCTGTGGACACCTTTCAACACTGCCTTCTTGGCCTTTAATGCCTTCGCTTTGGCTTCAGCTTTAGGAGGGGCAGGAGCTTCCTTCTTCGCTTTCGGCGCCATCTTGTGAAAAGGGTCCATATGCTGTGTTTTAAggtagatttttattt
This region of Gorilla gorilla gorilla isolate KB3781 chromosome 2, NHGRI_mGorGor1-v2.1_pri, whole genome shotgun sequence genomic DNA includes:
- the LOC109026425 gene encoding large ribosomal subunit protein uL23-like codes for the protein MAPKAKKEAPAPPKAEAKAKALKAKKAVLKGVHSHKKKKIRTSPTFRRPKTLRLRRQPKYPRKSAPRRNKLDHYAIIKFPLTTESAVKKIEDNNTLVFIVDVKANKHQIKQAVKKLCDIDVAKVNTLIRPDGEKKAYVRLAPDYNALDVANKIGII